In Hydrogenimonas thermophila, one genomic interval encodes:
- a CDS encoding carbonic anhydrase, which yields MDQKYWTNGIETFKTVYFKKHEKDFLELVEKGQNPKALFIGCSDSRVIPNLITSTSPGDLFVVRNVGNFVPPFKPDNDFHATASGIEYAVNHLEVDEIIVCGHSDCGACKALYEDHSAHKDEMIHTIKWLELGQPAKELALKSVPNDNREELLEATEKFSIIYQLQNLLTYPSVKKRVDQGKLHLHGWYYRIDSGEVEYYDPDDKQFYPLLKDEC from the coding sequence ATGGATCAAAAGTATTGGACAAATGGAATAGAGACATTTAAAACTGTCTATTTTAAAAAGCATGAAAAAGATTTTTTAGAGTTGGTTGAAAAAGGTCAGAATCCAAAGGCTCTTTTTATAGGGTGTAGTGATTCACGTGTAATACCAAACTTGATAACTTCTACATCTCCTGGTGATCTTTTTGTAGTTAGAAATGTAGGCAATTTTGTTCCTCCTTTTAAACCTGATAATGACTTTCATGCTACTGCATCGGGCATAGAGTATGCAGTAAATCATTTGGAAGTTGATGAGATAATTGTTTGCGGTCATAGTGATTGTGGAGCATGCAAAGCTCTTTATGAAGATCACAGTGCTCATAAAGATGAGATGATCCATACAATAAAGTGGCTGGAGCTTGGTCAACCAGCAAAAGAGTTGGCACTTAAAAGTGTTCCAAATGATAATAGAGAAGAACTTCTTGAGGCAACAGAAAAGTTTTCTATCATTTATCAACTTCAAAATCTTTTAACATATCCTAGTGTTAAAAAGAGAGTAGACCAAGGCAAACTACATCTTCATGGGTGGTACTATCGCATAGATAGTGGTGAGGTAGAGTATTATGATCCTGACGATAAACAGTTTTATCCTTTATTGAAAGATGAATGTTAA
- a CDS encoding gamma-glutamyl-gamma-aminobutyrate hydrolase family protein, whose translation MGRQPLVVVTGSTRGSRTAWFMSRFMLSLFGINANFFHPDSWNRDVKMDGLLIMGGVDIDPSVYGGVKHSSILKSDVRRDEMELFLLEKADKENLPVMGICRGMQMINLFYGGTLHQHIEELPLEYPHLRTPFPLRNITIEPETKLHSILGVSIIKANALHHQAVNRVGEGLRCAAYDQNRIIQAIEGVGEKFILGLQWHPEFIPYLWHSRAIFSTFCKIIRYNKVKRG comes from the coding sequence ATGGGTAGACAACCATTAGTTGTAGTAACAGGTTCTACTAGAGGAAGTCGAACAGCTTGGTTTATGAGTCGTTTTATGCTCTCATTGTTTGGAATTAATGCTAACTTTTTTCATCCTGATTCGTGGAATAGAGATGTTAAGATGGATGGACTTCTTATTATGGGAGGGGTTGATATTGATCCATCTGTATATGGAGGAGTAAAGCACTCATCTATTTTAAAAAGTGATGTTAGACGAGATGAGATGGAACTATTTTTACTTGAAAAAGCAGATAAAGAGAATTTGCCTGTTATGGGTATTTGCAGGGGTATGCAGATGATAAATCTGTTTTATGGAGGAACCTTGCATCAGCATATTGAAGAGTTGCCATTGGAGTATCCTCACCTTAGAACCCCTTTTCCATTGCGTAATATTACTATTGAGCCTGAAACAAAGTTACACTCTATTCTTGGAGTATCTATTATAAAAGCAAATGCATTGCATCATCAAGCTGTAAATAGAGTGGGTGAAGGATTACGTTGCGCTGCATATGACCAAAATAGAATAATACAAGCTATAGAAGGAGTGGGTGAAAAATTTATTCTTGGTTTGCAGTGGCATCCTGAATTCATTCCTTATTTATGGCATAGCAGGGCAATATTTTCAACTTTTTGTAAAATAATACGATACAATAAAGTTAAGAGAGGATAA
- a CDS encoding sensor domain-containing diguanylate cyclase, producing the protein MKKLHWFILIGSIVAILTSIGYVLFNYLNKEVSVREEKFYSNEAETIRNSVIAMIEEKEKSTLAIAVTMQNNYVLIDSFKSGIVPEERFKYIIKMLNEKTLYKNVWFQLIDKNGKSLYRSWTSNNYHITNREDIKLLLKKPEVQSGINVSAFTIYFKALVPIYDKDRQFLGIFEVITHFNSIARQFHKKGTHSIILADKRFKNILKYPYTNKFIDDYYVANFNADSYWIDYIKRNGVENYINITSYRIETDQMILTVPIKNSNETIGYYILIKPISNIKDASLSFFIFKFITLAGSLSAILMIIIIVLLWRRSEQRKYYYKHIIDASSNIILVLNKNNNLIDINRKFFDYFSDYKSLEEFKAEYKCIGDFFVKEDGLLQKFMDGKHWLEFLIEHPTKEYKAKIVYKDKEWYFKVHANSIFKSKNTHYVVILNDVTTLEKQRKKLEKASLTDPLTGIGNRRYFNIKLDNEIIRSKRYSVPLSIIMFDIDHFKKVNDEFGHDVGDSVLKELARIIKKNLRQIDIFCRVGGEEFMIILPETEEKNAYQISEKLRKIVESHSKESIPKVTISLGIAQFFKNDDKDNLLKRVDNALYKAKENGRNQSCIAK; encoded by the coding sequence GTGAAAAAGTTACATTGGTTTATTTTAATTGGCTCAATTGTTGCTATATTAACCAGTATAGGATATGTGCTTTTTAACTATTTAAATAAAGAAGTATCAGTTAGAGAAGAAAAGTTTTATAGTAATGAAGCTGAAACTATTCGTAACAGTGTAATAGCAATGATTGAAGAGAAAGAGAAATCAACTCTCGCTATAGCTGTTACAATGCAGAATAATTATGTACTTATAGATTCATTTAAATCAGGTATTGTTCCAGAAGAGAGATTTAAATATATAATAAAAATGTTGAATGAAAAAACTCTTTATAAAAATGTGTGGTTTCAATTAATTGATAAAAATGGAAAATCTTTATATAGAAGTTGGACATCTAATAATTATCATATAACAAACCGAGAAGATATTAAATTACTGCTTAAAAAGCCAGAAGTGCAGTCGGGTATTAATGTAAGTGCATTTACAATTTATTTTAAAGCATTAGTACCAATTTATGATAAAGATAGACAATTTTTAGGAATTTTTGAAGTAATAACACATTTTAATTCCATAGCTCGACAGTTCCATAAAAAAGGAACACACTCTATTATATTGGCTGATAAACGTTTTAAAAATATATTGAAGTATCCTTATACAAATAAATTTATTGATGACTACTATGTTGCAAATTTTAATGCAGACTCATATTGGATTGATTATATAAAACGTAATGGTGTTGAAAACTATATTAATATTACTAGCTATCGTATAGAAACAGATCAAATGATATTAACTGTACCAATAAAAAATAGTAATGAAACTATTGGGTATTACATACTTATAAAACCAATAAGCAATATAAAAGATGCTTCCTTATCGTTTTTTATTTTCAAATTTATAACTTTAGCAGGTTCTTTAAGTGCAATACTTATGATAATAATTATTGTTTTATTATGGAGAAGAAGTGAGCAAAGAAAATACTACTATAAACATATTATTGATGCTTCTTCCAATATAATTCTTGTTTTAAATAAAAATAATAATTTAATAGATATTAATAGAAAGTTTTTTGATTATTTTAGTGATTATAAATCGTTAGAAGAGTTTAAAGCTGAGTATAAATGTATTGGAGATTTTTTTGTTAAAGAAGATGGTTTGCTTCAGAAATTTATGGATGGAAAACATTGGTTGGAGTTTTTAATAGAACATCCTACTAAAGAGTATAAAGCAAAAATTGTATATAAAGATAAAGAGTGGTACTTTAAAGTACATGCTAACAGTATTTTTAAAAGTAAAAATACTCATTATGTAGTTATTTTAAATGATGTAACTACTCTTGAAAAACAGAGAAAAAAGCTTGAAAAGGCTTCATTAACAGATCCTTTAACAGGAATTGGCAATAGAAGATATTTTAATATTAAACTAGATAATGAGATTATACGTAGTAAACGTTACTCAGTACCTCTGTCCATTATAATGTTTGATATAGATCATTTTAAAAAAGTTAATGATGAATTTGGTCATGATGTTGGCGACTCGGTATTGAAAGAGTTGGCAAGAATTATAAAAAAGAATTTAAGACAAATAGATATATTTTGTCGTGTTGGTGGTGAAGAGTTTATGATCATTTTACCTGAGACAGAAGAGAAAAATGCATACCAGATTTCTGAAAAGCTTCGTAAAATTGTTGAGTCTCATTCAAAAGAGTCCATTCCAAAAGTTACTATAAGTCTTGGGATAGCTCAATTTTTTAAGAATGATGATAAAGATAATTTGCTAAAACGAGTAGATAATGCTTTATATAAAGCAAAAGAGAATGGAAGAAATCAGAGCTGTATTGCAAAGTAA
- a CDS encoding ketopantoate reductase family protein, which translates to MKIVVVGAGGVGGFLAAMLARLGKDVYLVARGKQLEAISENGICVELNGESICCKPKMVSDDPSNFKIDADVVLFCTKGYDLKSAAELVSPVVSENTLLVPLGNGVGNDKVLKQHFNSSLVANGAIYIVSHIKEPGVITVKGKGAFVVIGKDKEVSDPVKKLGELLKQAGIKTKVSNSITTDVWKKYLLISAMATLTSCFDEPMGAVVEKHSKQLDAILQEILKVGQAEGAKLNFEDIENVINQVKKVPYDSPTSMWLDFKAGRETELEQLSGYIVKKAEEHNIEVPVMSCCYEKLKCNIYREYSY; encoded by the coding sequence ATGAAGATTGTTGTAGTGGGTGCCGGCGGTGTTGGTGGTTTTCTTGCTGCAATGCTGGCACGTTTGGGTAAAGATGTCTATCTTGTTGCACGTGGAAAACAGCTTGAAGCGATATCTGAAAATGGTATATGCGTTGAGTTAAATGGAGAGTCTATTTGTTGTAAACCAAAGATGGTTTCTGATGATCCATCCAATTTTAAAATTGATGCAGATGTCGTACTCTTTTGTACAAAAGGTTATGATCTGAAGTCAGCTGCCGAACTGGTTTCTCCTGTAGTTTCAGAAAATACACTTTTAGTGCCATTGGGAAATGGTGTTGGAAATGACAAAGTTTTGAAGCAACACTTTAACAGTAGTCTTGTAGCAAATGGAGCAATTTACATCGTTTCACACATTAAAGAGCCAGGAGTTATAACTGTCAAAGGAAAAGGGGCATTTGTTGTAATTGGCAAAGATAAAGAGGTTTCTGATCCTGTTAAGAAGCTTGGTGAGTTATTAAAACAAGCTGGAATAAAGACAAAAGTAAGTAATTCAATTACAACTGATGTTTGGAAAAAGTATCTTCTTATATCGGCAATGGCAACATTGACTAGCTGTTTTGATGAGCCTATGGGGGCTGTTGTTGAAAAGCATTCTAAACAACTTGATGCAATTTTACAGGAGATTCTGAAAGTTGGGCAGGCTGAAGGTGCTAAGCTTAACTTTGAAGATATTGAAAATGTAATTAACCAAGTTAAAAAAGTACCTTACGATTCACCAACTTCAATGTGGTTAGATTTTAAAGCTGGAAGAGAAACAGAGTTGGAGCAGTTAAGCGGATATATTGTAAAAAAAGCTGAAGAACATAATATTGAGGTGCCTGTAATGTCATGCTGTTATGAAAAATTAAAATGTAACATTTATAGAGAATATAGTTATTAG
- a CDS encoding MgtC/SapB family protein, whose product MDYEILKPLLISLVLGFAIGMQRTLTYLHTPETVFAGSRTFALIALGGFISGWLQSFVPGFVLVSTAIFALHIGLSYYMKVQKRQKQGMTTQITAIITFFLGLMIWYDLENYAIFIGVIVIILLEIKPKLLKFESHISASDINAVVLLLAMSFIILPILPDEMIGPYNLFNPYKTWLMAVIIAGISFVGYIAIKIFGQKHGVFLTGAAGGLISSTAVTISLAKMFQKRYELINNYAGGMAIAWTFMYLRVLFEAFIINPEFSLRLAPAYLGATITGLLFSYYLHKNSDSTSIDLDNSNISKNPLQLSEAIKFGILFGIIYGAIAFVQTRYGNIGIYFVSFFSGISDVDAITLSLSQLAKDGKIDEFASIIGIVIASVTNACIKLGIAYWIGGIKLGWRMTQFMILTLIAMGIGLFIEYI is encoded by the coding sequence ATGGATTATGAGATACTAAAACCGCTGTTAATATCGCTAGTTCTTGGTTTTGCTATAGGGATGCAAAGAACATTAACCTATTTACATACTCCTGAAACAGTATTTGCAGGAAGTCGTACATTTGCATTAATAGCATTGGGCGGTTTTATTTCTGGATGGCTACAATCTTTTGTTCCTGGTTTTGTATTGGTCTCTACTGCTATATTTGCACTGCATATAGGTTTGTCATATTATATGAAAGTACAAAAAAGACAAAAACAGGGTATGACTACTCAAATTACAGCTATCATAACATTTTTTCTTGGTTTGATGATTTGGTACGATTTAGAGAATTATGCAATTTTTATAGGAGTAATAGTAATTATACTTCTTGAGATAAAGCCAAAATTACTAAAGTTTGAGTCTCATATTAGTGCATCTGACATTAATGCAGTAGTTTTACTGCTTGCTATGAGTTTTATTATCTTGCCTATATTGCCAGATGAGATGATTGGACCATATAATCTTTTTAACCCATACAAAACTTGGCTTATGGCTGTTATTATTGCTGGAATATCTTTTGTTGGCTATATTGCAATTAAGATATTTGGACAAAAACATGGAGTCTTTTTAACCGGAGCTGCCGGAGGTCTAATATCTTCTACGGCTGTAACAATCTCTCTAGCTAAAATGTTTCAAAAAAGATATGAATTAATAAACAATTATGCTGGTGGAATGGCTATAGCATGGACATTTATGTATCTGCGTGTACTATTTGAAGCTTTTATTATAAATCCTGAGTTTTCACTACGATTAGCTCCTGCATATTTGGGTGCAACAATAACTGGTTTATTGTTTAGTTACTATTTACATAAAAACTCTGATAGCACTTCTATTGATTTGGATAATTCAAATATTTCAAAAAATCCTTTACAGTTAAGTGAAGCTATAAAGTTTGGCATACTGTTTGGCATAATTTATGGAGCAATTGCTTTTGTTCAGACAAGGTATGGAAATATTGGTATCTATTTTGTCTCATTTTTTTCTGGAATTTCAGATGTTGATGCAATTACACTCTCTTTAAGTCAGCTTGCAAAAGATGGCAAAATAGATGAGTTTGCATCTATTATAGGAATTGTCATTGCCTCTGTAACCAATGCTTGCATAAAGCTTGGCATAGCATACTGGATTGGTGGAATAAAACTTGGATGGAGAATGACACAATTTATGATTTTAACACTCATTGCAATGGGTATTGGACTCTTTATAGAATATATATGA